AACGGCCTTATCCTACTATTCATCCGTCTCTTTCAGCTGATCCGCAAGAGCATAGCCCTGCTTGTGGTTATGCCTATTGCCGTGATGTTGAGATGGATAATCGCCCTCATTCGGATGATCGGTAAAAGCCTTTTGTCCCTTGTCAAAGCAGGTCTTCGGCTATTATTATTTATAGTAAAGGTCGCGTGCTCGCCTATCCTGCTTATTTGGCGCATGCTTCCCAGTAAGCTGAGAAGGCCGGCAGACCGCTTGCGGAAAAAGGCAGCAGGAGTTTTCTTAATTGTCAAGAATAAGATAGTCAATACAGCAAATCGTTGGAAAAAATAAGCCGGGAGGAAGAGAGATGAGCGGATTAAACAAAGAAAAAGTCACAGCGCTGAAAAATGCATTCGTATTTAGCAGGGAGAAGCAGGAACGTTTTCTCGCAAGGCATCGAACAAAGCTGTTTAGAAGATTAGCAGCATTCGCGATTCTAGCTTCCATTATTGTAGGGCTTCTAGGGTCCACCCTCTATTCTCAAAACGCTCATTTGGAAGAAAAGAAGCAGCAAAAAGAGCAGGCGCTTGCTTCTTTGAGTGACTTGAAAAAGCAGCAGAAGCAATACGAAGAAGAATTGAAGAAGCTCAATAATGACGAATACATTGCGGAGCTGGCCAGAAAGAATTATTTCTTTTCAGACAAAGGTGAGGTTATTTTCAATATTCCGGAATCAGATAAGAAGGTTAGAGAGCCAAAAGAATAACGGAGGCTGTATTGACACCTTTTTTTTACGTAATATAATATAAGGTAAAGCTTGATCATTTCTAAGGAGGAAAAATTTTTTTATGTCAATCGAAGTAGGCAGCAAGTTACAAGGTAAAGTGACAGGCATCACTAAATTCGGAGCGTTTGTTGAACTGCCAGGTGGCTCAACTGGACTAGTACACATTAGTGAAGTGGCGGATAATTATGTGAAAGACATCAATGAT
The Bacillus xiapuensis DNA segment above includes these coding regions:
- the yabQ gene encoding spore cortex biosynthesis protein YabQ, which produces MTLSVQFDTLLSMIVMGILFGALLDTYQRFLNRPVRSRWIAFICDVIFWCAYGGLLFYCLYAINYGEVRFYIFLAVFCGFSAYQALFKSIYVKVLNGLILLFIRLFQLIRKSIALLVVMPIAVMLRWIIALIRMIGKSLLSLVKAGLRLLLFIVKVACSPILLIWRMLPSKLRRPADRLRKKAAGVFLIVKNKIVNTANRWKK
- a CDS encoding FtsB family cell division protein, with the protein product MSGLNKEKVTALKNAFVFSREKQERFLARHRTKLFRRLAAFAILASIIVGLLGSTLYSQNAHLEEKKQQKEQALASLSDLKKQQKQYEEELKKLNNDEYIAELARKNYFFSDKGEVIFNIPESDKKVREPKE